The Coccidioides posadasii str. Silveira chromosome 5, complete sequence genome has a segment encoding these proteins:
- the TIF32 gene encoding eukaryotic translation initiation factor 3 subunit A (EggNog:ENOG410PJ0Z~COG:J~BUSCO:1828at33183) — translation MPPIPHVRPENVLRRAEELIAVGQPAAALSVLHEHVTSKRSRSSPIASLEPVMLLFVELCVDLRKGKSAKDGLYQYKNIAQNTNVGTIEMVLKKFIELAEQKVTEAQAKADEIQSSLESAAPTSNVEDLDAIETPETILLATVSGEQSRDRTDRAVVTPWLKFLWETYRTVLEILKNNARLEVMYQATALQAFQFCLKYTRKTEFRRLCELLRNHVQNAAKYSAQMHAINLSDPDTLQRHLDTRFQQLNVAVELELWQEGFRSVEDIHTLLNLSKRQPKNIMMANYYEKLTKIFMVSDNYLFHAAAWNRYYNLLRQSAIALAAGQGSKKDSPSVTEADMTKAASFVLLSALSIPVISTSRSRGALVDVDEVRKNKNTRLTNLLGMPQPPTRASLFKDALNKGLLSRCRPEIRDLYNILEVDFHPLSICKKISPILKEIGADPEMEKYVLPLQQVILTRLFQQLSQVYESVELKFVHELAHFPEPFQVTSSMIEKFIMNGCKKGDLAIRVDHVSGVLTFESDIFSSAKALHPGSAAGSAESEVGSVQRLQSTPAEIARSQLARLAKTLHVTCMYVDPSYNQARIKAKEAAHARARAGAAKEHEETLTRRAIIEKRKEALSDALQKKQREEENRKRARNQQLQEAEQQRLLDEHRERERKRMKDEQDRIRQQELKKQLEELKTGVKGIDVNQIDLEELDSNRLRAIKLAQLEKEKNDLNEKIRITSKRIDHLERAFRREELKHLPEDYETQKKQDLETYEQTKEETLKAARQKHKEDVALKHRLSRLVPYFNDFKKSVTEKRHEEFERRRKAADREFEQKKKQRIKEVHERIRRERAEREAEEQRRREEEERIAREEQERIAKEEERRRALAEEKAAREEQRRKLDEQAIRQRQREEEAEQRRAARKAGLAEPRGPAREASPERTAPRLNLAGRTGTSWRDRQAAKAAASAGEQPAAAQEAAPAPPAKTGSYLPPHLRATRDGPSDSRDLSHARESAAPPRQFSRSPVPPSGAPSSQEKPGPWRPRFKQQQ, via the exons ATGCCGCCTATACCTCACGTTAGACCTGAGAATGTTCTCAGG CGAGCCGAAGAGCTCATTGCCGTGGGCCAGCCCGCCGCAGCCTTGTCCGTCCTTCACGAACATGTCACCTCGAAAAGATCTCGCAGCAGCCCAATTGCATCTCTTGAACCGGTGATGCTTCTTTTCGTTGAACTATGCGTCGACTTAAGGAAAGGGAAATCTGCGAAAGATGGCTTGTATCAATATAAGAATATTGCGCAAAATACAAACGTGGGAACCATTGAG ATGGTTTTGAAAAAATTCATTGAGCTTGCTGAACAAAAAGTCACCGAAGCCCAAGCCAAAGCTGATGAGATCCAATCCTCACTCGAATCAGCTGCCCCAACTTCCAATGTCGAGGATCTTGATGCTATTGAGACTCCAGAGACAATTCTTCTTGCCACGGTATCGGGTGAACAGTCTCGCGACCGCACGGACCGGGCCGTTGTTACCCCGTGGTTGAAATTTCTCTGGGAGACTTACAGAACCGTCCTAGAAATCCTGAAAAACAATGCGCGACTCGAGGTCATGTATCAGGCCACCGCTCTACAGGCTTTCCAATTTTGCTTGAAATACACCCGCAAGACTGAATTCCGTCGCTTGTGTGAGCTCCTCAGAAACCACGTTCAAAATGCTGCCAAGTACTCAGCTCAGATGCACGCCATCAACCTAAGCGATCCAGACACACTTCAGCGCCATCTGGATACACGCTTCCAGCAGTTGAATGTTGCGGTCGAGTTGGAACTCTGGCAGGAGGGCTTCCGCAGTGTTGAAGATATCCACACTCTCCTTAACCTTAGCAAGCGACAGCCCAAGAATATCATGATGGCAAACTACTATGAGAAGCTTACAAAGATCTTTATGGTCAGCGACAATTACCTGTTCCATGCTGCTGCCTGGAACCGCTACTATAACCTGTTGCGACAATCCGCCATCGCCCTTGCTGCAGGACAGGGATCTAAGAAGGATAGCCCATCAGTTACCGAAGCCGATATGACCAAAGCCGCTTCTTTCGTCCTCCTTTCAGCCCTTTCAATCCCTGTCATCAGTACTTCGCGATCCCGTGGTGCCTTGGTCGACGTAGATGAGGTGcgaaagaacaagaataccCGCCTCACCAACCTTCTGGGCATGCCTCAGCCCCCCACTCGAGCGTCATTATTCAAGGACGCTCTTAACAAGGGCCTCCTTAGCCGCTGCCGCCCTGAAATCCGGGATCTTTACAATATCCTCGAGGTCGACTTCCATCCTTTGTCGATTTGCAAGAAGATCTCTCCTATTCTCAAGGAAATCGGCGCCGATCCTGAGATGGAGAAGTACGTTTTGCCCTTGCAGCAAGTTATCCTTACTAGGCTGTTCCAACAATTGTCTCAAGTTTATGAATCTGTTGAGCTTAAATTCGTCCATGAACTTGCGCATTTCCCAGAGCCTTTCCAAGTCACCTCGTCCATGATTGAGAAATTCATCATGAATGGCTGCAAGAAGGGAGATTTGGCAATTCGTGTTGATCACGTGTCAGGTGTTTTGACGTTCGAATCGGATATTTTCTCTTCTGCTAAGGCTCTTCACCCAGGAAGTGCCGCTGGGTCTGCCGAAAGTGAAGTTGGTTCTGTCCAACGTCTGCAAAGCACTCCAGCAGAGATTGCCAGATCTCAACTTGCCCGCTTGGCTAAAACTCTTCACGTTACCTGCATGTATGTTGACCCATCCTACAATCAAGCACGGATCAAGGCCAAGGAAGCTGCACATGCAAGAGCTCGCGCAGGAGCAGCAAAAGAGCACGAGGAGACGCTCACTCGCCGTGCCATCATTGAGAAGCGGAAGGAGGCATTGTCAGATGCCTTACAGAAGAAGCAGcgtgaagaagagaatcGAAAGCGTGCGCGCAACCAACAGCTTCAAGAGGCTGAGCAACAGCGTCTTTTGGATGAGCATCGTGAACGTGAGCGCAAGAGAATGAAGGATGAACAGGATCGTATTCGCCAGCAAGAATTGAAGAAGCAATTGGAGGAGCTCAAGACCGGGGTCAAGGGGATTGACGTGAACCAGATCGACCTTGAAGAACTCGACTCCAATCGCCTTCGTGCCATTAAACTCGCCCAActcgagaaggaaaagaatgaTCTAAATGAGAAGATCAGAATTACTTCCAAGCGCATCGATCACTTGGAGCGAGCTTTCCGCCGAGAAGAACTGAAACATTTGCCGGAAGATTACGAAACACAGAAGAAACAAGACCTCGAAACTTACGAGCAAACCAAGGAAGAGACTTTGAAAGCAGCTCGTCAGAAGCACAAGGAAGACGTCGCACTTAAGCACCGCCTGAGTCGCTTGGTGCCATACTTCAATGACTTCAAGAAGAGTGTGACGGAGAAGAGACATGAAGAGTTCGAGCGCCGTCGCAAGGCTGCTGACAGAGAATTtgagcagaagaagaaacaacgtATCAAGGAGGTTCACGAACGCATTCGACGTGAAAGGGCGGAACGCGAGGCGGAGGAGCAGAGAAGAcgcgaagaagaagagcgtATTGCGCGCGAAGAGCAAGAGAGAATCGCcaaggaagaggagaggCGACGCGCTTTGGCAGAAGAGAAGGCTGCTAGGGAAGAACAAAGAAG aaaacTTGATGAGCAGGCTATCCGTCAAAGGCAGCGTGAGGAGGAGGCTGAGCAGCGACGAGCTGCCCGAAAGGCTGGCCTTGCAGAACCGAGAGGCCCAGCGCGCGAAGCATCTCCCGAACGAACTGCACCGCGTCTTAACCTTGCTGGCCGAACTGGAACTTCATGGAGAGATCGTCAAGCCGCCAAAGCTGCTGCCAGTGCCGGCGAGCAACCGGCCGCAGCCCAAGAGGCCGCGCCAGCACCCCCCGCGAAAACGGGCAGCTACCTCCCTCCACATTTACGGGCAACCCGCGACGGGCCTTCTGATAGCCGTGATCTTTCCCATGCTCGGGAATCCGCTGCTCCGCCTAGACAATTTTCTAGAAGCCCTGTGCCTCCGTCTGGCGCTCCCTCTTCCCAGGAAAAGCCTGGCCCATGGAGACCAAGATTCAAACAACAGCAGTAG
- the GNG1 gene encoding Guanine nucleotide-binding protein subunit gamma (EggNog:ENOG410PR1T~COG:S~BUSCO:16404at33183) — MGYQPRNMPAAYEQLRPRGDARNNRQNMAELKLRRLTELNARLREDLERPRVKVTEASMSLINYCNNTRDFMVPSVWGQVEKREDPYAPQQSGGCCIIM; from the exons ATGGGCTACCAGCCGCGCAACATGCCCGCTGCCTACGAACAACTACGACCTAGGGGGGATGCGAGGAATAATCGGCAGAATATGGCCGAATTGAAGCTCAGGAGACTGACTGAGCTCAATGCGCGCCTGAGAGAAGACCTGGAGAGGCCGAGGGTAAAAGTGACAGAGGCTTCGATGTC GCTCATCAATTATTGCAACAACACACGGGATTTCATGGTACCTTCAGTGTGGGGCCAG GTCGAGAAACGAGAAGACCCTTACGCTCCTCAGCAGTCTGGCGGCTGCTGTATAATAATGTAG
- a CDS encoding uncharacterized protein (EggNog:ENOG410PSTD~COG:O~BUSCO:16060at33183), translating to MDIPSSSAPVQAQLPRVTIKYCTQCRWMLRAAYFAQELLSTFSTSLGEVALIPSTGGIFTVTLFHTSNAGSTTVETVLWDRKTQGGFPETKQLKSLVRNIIDPSRNLGHIDRALAKAQNQQDEENTEGRGSGSSSTARATAVAAATARSDPDPPEATPEKKACEDCQ from the exons ATGGATATCCCAAGTTCCTCTGCACCAGTACAAGCACAGCTTCCACGCGTGACGATAAAATATTGCACGCAATGTCGGTGGATGCTGAGGGCTGCCTAT TTTGCGCAAGAGCTTCTATCCACCTTCTCTACCTCCCTAGGCGAAGTAGCTCTCATCCCTAGCACCGGTGGAATCTTCACAGTCACCCTTTTCCACACATCAAATGCAGGTTCCACAACTGTGGAAACGGTCCTCTGGGACCGTAAGACCCAGGGTGGCTTTCCAG AAACAAAACAACTCAAGTCCCTAGTTCGAAACATCATCGACCCGTCTCGAAACCTGGGCCACATCGATCGTGCTCTAGCCAAGGCGCAGAACCAGCAAGACGAAGAGAACACAGAAGGACGCGGCTCCGGTTCCTCGTCAACAGCGAGAGCAACGGCTGTGGCTGCGGCAACGGCCAGATCAGACCCTGATCCTCCAGAGGCAACCCCAGAGAAAAAAGCATGTGAGGATTGCCAGTGA